cctgagaTGCGAATGTTggagtgcttgaagttgtcccaaaggctgcatATACTAtactcgtttttttgaattcttttttcctcttgttctgattggttgttttttgcttccttacattccaaatcattgatttgattctcagcttcatccactctactgttgtttccctgtaaattcttcttcatttcaaccggtgtatccttcatttctgactggatcttttttatgctgctgaggtcctcactaagttccttgagcatcctcataaccagtgatctaaactccgcatctgatagattgctcatctccattccatttagttctttcttggagttttgatctgtgctttcatttgggccatgtttctttgtctcctcattttggcagcctccctgtgtttgtttttgtgtattgggtagagctgctttgactccccttcttggtagtgtggcctaatgtaatatgtcctgtagggtccagtacagcctcccctatcacccaagttaggtactcaaggtgcacccttcgtgtgggctgagtacaccgtcctcttgtagttgagccttgattgctgttgacaggtcaatgggagagactggcccaggccagtcagctgcatggactggctgtggccacttaccaccaacctctaccctctgtggaggataaTCTATACAGTGGCAGGGTGGcagtgtcctcacatggtctctagctgttcactgggtgcactggccctggggttttccaggttgtacaggccaaggtcagcccccacctgtgttttgcccagagccacccttcctgagctagaATGCAATCTGAGaaggttgctacttgtgctgggctggaGATTACTGggaaagccaagctgtgaaactaggctggctgctgctagtgcctgacctggggccacttagcaagagggaGGAGAGCTAGTGGATCAGAGGCTAGCTTCTGCTTGTTTGAGGGGATTTAGtaaattgtgaagcatgagccaaggccagccattcctatggaaaagccatTGTTAACAGCTTGGATGtgcctgtaagttggatgggtgGGACAGAGCTTCAGGGAATCTCTAGGGCAGGGCAGATAGTGTtaactaggttgatggagtctcagatatggcacctgcctgcaggctctgtagctctgtggggggagggttcagaaaagggatgATAGCCTCTGCCTACCTTTGTGTgttggagaaagctgtcccccagctcttgccctgatgccaggcacttcagttcctccctgtatgccactagtgcctttctagctgttaccctggtgctggaactcaaAGGGAGTAAGTCTCTGTAAGTCCATATGTggattctttaaaaggaactgcttgggattccagaagtttTCTCCTTCAACTCAGTCCCTGCTgactttttacagccagaagttatggggacttatattcctgggctgggacccctcactctctagatatccctcccgaatttttatctgACACACATGGATATAATGACCAGCCCATttcacatctgcacccctcctagcagtctgggtggatatggtttcttcaattccgtagTTGGACTTCCTTTCAACTCTGTTTctaatggttctgagtgatggttgttctgtagttttttagttgcaattttgatgtggttgtggaagaaggcgagccatgtttacctatgccgccatcttgactggaagtcccccaCATTTGTCTTAATGTGTCTTTTGTTGtcgcctcattttttttttctggaatgacAAGACATTTAAATAACTGAAGTTAAAACAGAGATATGCTTCCTGGTCAAGATGGCatcataggtaaacacggctcgccttcttccacaaccacatcaaaattgcaactgaaATATTGAACAACCATCATGCAGAACCATCATAAATCgacttgaatggaagtctgacaactatggaattaaagaagccacatccattgAGACTGGTAGAAGGAGCATGGATATTAAATGGGCTGGCCCTACacccacgtggataaaaattcgggagggatatctcagaagtaAGCAGGCCCAACTCCACAACAGgaccccagtccagggttccagtgccaggaagataagtccccacaacttctagctgcaaaaaccagtgggagtgagttgatggaagaaactggtggagttccaagcagttcctcttaaagaacccacacacagactcactcagactcactccctctgagctacagcactgaggtggcagcttgaagggcacctgTGGTctactgggagaggctgaagtgtctgacattggGGTGAGCAAAGGACATTGTCCCTTTACTGAGCACTGCCCCCGCAGAGTCACAGAGCAGGCAAGCTGgtaccatatttgagactccatcaacctggctaatactgtttgacctgccttggagatccctagaAACTCTGCCCTACcaaatttatgggcccacccatcctgcttttccatatgaatggctgcttCACGACTTCCTAAATCATATCAAACAAGtgacagctggcttcagtgagctcaAGGCCAGGGCACTAGAAGCAGCCAGGTCAGTTTCAGAGCTTGGCTTTCCCAGTAATCtccagcccagcacaagtagcaaccttCTCAGATTGCATtctagctcaggaagggtggctctgggcaaaacacaggtgggggctgaccttggcctgtacaacctggaaaaccccagggccagtgcacccagtgaacagctagagaccatgtgaggacactgCCACCCTGCCACTGTATAGAttatcctccacagagggcagaggttggtggtaagtggtcacagccagtccatgcagttgactggcctgggccagtctctcccattgacctgtcaacagcaatcaaggctcaactacaagaggacggtgtactcagcccacacgaagggtgcaccttgagtacctaacttgggtgataggggaggctgtactggaccctacaggacatattacattaggccacactaccaagaaggggagtcaaagcagctctacccaatacacaaaaacaaacacagggaggctgccaaaatgaggagacaaagaaacatggcccaaatgaaagcacagatcaaaactccaagaaagaactaaatggaatggagatgagcaatctatcagatgcagagtttagatcactggttatgaggatgctcaaggaacttagtgaggacctcagcagcataaaaaagatccagtcagaaatgaaggatacaccggttgaaatgaagaagaatttacagggaaacaacagtagagtggatgaagctgagaatcaaatcaatgatttggaatgtaaggaagcaaaaaacaaccaatcagaacaacaagaggaaaaaagaattcaaaaaaacgagtaTAGTATatgcagcctttgggacaacttcaagcactccAACATTCGCAtctcaggggtgccagaaggagaagagaaagagcgggaaattggaaatctatttgaaaaaataatgaaagacaacttccctaatttggtgaaggaaatagacacacaaatccaggaatcacagtgagtcccaatcaagttggacccaaaaaggaccacTCCAAaacataccataattaaaatgccaaagtttgaagataaagagtgaatcttaaaaatggcaagagaaaagcagagtgttagctacaaaggagttcccataagactttcagctgatttctcaaaagaaactttgcaagcaagaagggactggcaagaagtgttcacagtgatgaaaagcaagaacttacagccaagattgatctatccagcaaagctatcatttagaatggaagggtagataaagtgcttcccacacaaggtaaagctaaaggaattcatcatcatcaagccattattacatgaaataaaggacttatttaagaaaagatcaaaactataaacattaaaatgacaattcaACAACTACCAActactgaatataaaaaataaaaataaaaacaaaaacaaagtaagcaaacaaccagaacaggaaaagaTCATATTTATGGgggtcatttggagggttatcagctgggttggggaagggggagagagggggaaatggtgcagggatcaagaagcatagccctggctggtgtggctcgcaGGATGGAGCactggatggagtgctggcctgcaaaccaaaaggtcgctggtttaatACCTAGGcagggtatgtgcctgggttgcaagccgggtccccagttggcggtgtgagagaggcaactaattgatttatctctcacacatgaatgtatctcttcctctctttctccctcccttcccttctctcttaaaataaataagtcttaaaaaagaagaagaagcatactttgtaggaacaaaatagacagggtgatattaaaaatagtataggaaaggaagaagccaaagaatttacatgcacaacccatgaacatgaactaagggggaggattgctgaagggaagaggggtacagggtggagggagacaaagggaaaaaatgggagaactgtaaaagcataatcaataaaatataaaaatatactactGGAGGGGTGGGAGAGTGAATAACAATATTGAAGAGATATTATATTATTAACTCTGAATTGTTTTATAACATTAGAGGTCATCATTTTAAGATTGTATGATTGCATTTGATATATGCCAAAACGTAGCATGTCTCATTAAAAGAATGTAAATAGCAAGATCATAATAATATTTCGAGAACTAGAACATTTTGCAGAAGTAGACTATTTTGTACTATCTTTGGGgatttttaggttttttgtttctgtttttgtttttgtttttgttttttaggagaCCCAGACAGTGATGGAAGAGAAAGTATTTAGATTATTGATATTACATTGTATAGTTTATCATATAAGGAGCTTACTACATTATCACTCAGGGCCTGCTTAGAGTTAGCAAACCTggatttgtttcatttcttcctgacaCAATTGTTATATTTAGAAGCATGCcgtgcttctctctcctctctttcccccactaGCAGTACCCTTGCCTAGGAGGCTCTTCTCCCATCCAAATGCTATGTAGTGTACTACTCCAGGCTGCATTGGGCCCACCTGCTTCACATGGCCTGTGCAGAATACCCACTTTTGTGAGCTTCTGCAGTGTCTACAGGTGTGTTTGGTACCCTTCGCACTGCACATGATCGGATTACTGCGTAATGTTTCGTGGTTTAGTCTAGAAGACCTCACGTTGCTTCTGAGTTCAAGTTGCTTATGAGTCCAGCTAAGTCTGACTCATGCACCCACATGACACTGCGTGGAGAGTAACTGCTCTAAACTTACCTGGGGTTTGTCTGATTCCTGGTGCTCACCTCgtttttctctcccattctcagGTACTTTTTGTGCCAGATGCCAACTTTCCTCCTAGTACCTTAAGGTTATCGTCATCCAGTCCTGGTGCTACTGTCTCTCCTTCATCATCAGATGCAGAATATGATAAACTCCCTGTATGTGTGTCTTCTATGTACTGTAGTTTATATTTACATGTGAACTTATAGAATACATTGTTATAGAATCCTATGTGTTCTTTTTCATAAGATTTCGTCTTAAATTCTCCCCAAAGGAGCGGGGTTAAGTGTAATTTGTTGTTAGTTGAGAGAATGCATTTTATCCAAAAGAAACGTGTTCACCTTTAAGGTCTCAAAGCCGAAAAAACATGCCTTGTTGATACGAAAGTATGAAGTTAAACTCTCACCGAGACTGGTAGTTTATTTGTactccttttattcctttttctaaaGAAGTTGAACCATGAGTCAATGTGAATTCATTTACTTAGATTATTTTCCAAAGACATTGGATGAGCCATTTTGGGGGGTTAATATATAtgcagtctttaaaaaatttcactttgatttacatacttatttttagataTGTCATATTTTTGAATGATGAAAGGTATTTGTCTTATTTACGTTTCAGATAAATAGAAACAGGTTATTTACAGGGAACTATGTGGCTTGATGTATATAAATaatctgtttttgaaaaattgcttCCATTTGATTTTgggaatttttgctttttaaaggatGCTGACTTAGCAAGAAATTCCATAAAACCCATTGAAAGAGTCCTATCATCTACTTCTGAAGAAGATGAGCCGGGCgtggtaaaatttttaaaaatgaattgtcGATACTTCACTGATGGAAAGGTATTATGGCAgtgtaatttgtttccttttcacgGAATCTATGGAAAAGTAAAGTAGGTTTCAAATTACTGAAAGCAGGCTATATTAAATTTACTTCCCCAAAGTTTCAGCATAAGATTTCCCAAGTGCCCATTAATTGTCCCCAGTTGAAtgcctggcattgaggggaatgTGATCATTGAGTGGAAATATGCTATTTTTTTACCCTAGAGTTATCATTTTTAGTTCTTGGCCTATAAATTATTAGGGAGACAGCGTAGTATACGTTTAACACAAATGCTGGAATCAGACTTGCTGAatttaaattccagctctgccacgcATTAGCTCTAAGACCATGGACAAGGTATTTAAATTCCCTAAGCttctattttcctcatctatataaCACAGGAACAGTAATAAAAGTTAACTAGTAGGGTATTgtaattaaaagggaaaattcaCATGAACAGCTTAGTACCTCACCTGGAAAATGGTGAGTTCTCAACCCTTTTGCCGCCAAAGATGCCAATATTAAAATGTGTGCTGTTGTGTGTTTAGTTTTTTGGTTGTTGGTATTTTTTACAAAGAATGAATCCAACTTTCAGTGAGCCTCTGAAGAAGGGGTTGTGTTGCTATAGAGTGGATTCCTGTTCTGATAGTACAGATCTGATGGCAAGTTCCAAATAAAAGGAAGATGCAGTATTGATATTGACTTACAACTTTTTCAGTCAAGAACAAATAATGCTTGAGACGCAAACGTTTTTTACAAAGGTTATCACCAAAGTCATTCAGAGTGCACAATGAAGTGTTGACCTAAATGGAGCCATCTGTATCCCGCGCTGTCTGGTAGATAATATGCTTGGGGCCACCAGGATCTGTAACACGAACTGACCACGCTTTAGACTTTTAAGTTCCTGCCAAACTGCTgggttttgcttttaatttccatAGTTCAGCTATATTCACTTCTGCAAAAATTTTGTATTCCTGTTCGTGTCACATTTTCCCAGATGCAGGCTCTCTAAACGTTTGAGAGAGAATGTGAGGGCTGGTCTCTGGCACTGTGACTCGCAGACAGCTGCTCTCCTAGCACAGTCCCATACCCTCGTGGGACACGTGATGGATGCGTACTGAGTGAATTGTAAAGTGCCCCGTTCTCAGTCGGGAAAGCATCTGGGACAGCCCTCTCACTTTAGGGGCAGGAATTGGGGAATCCGAGACTTCTCTGTGTAACCCAAGATCCCAGCCCAGTCACGCTCCTGTAGTCCCTGTGCTAGAAGCAGGCTCCATTGATGGCCACGGGGAGCCCAGTctgtttcctctgcctctccACACAGCAGTCTACACTGCGTTTCTTCAGCCTGTTTTTCCAGCCCTCTTAAAGGGGGTGTGATTGTCACGCAGGAGACTGTGGTTCACCAAAGTCAGCGGAATTACACACGAGTCCATTAATGCTCCTATGATGGTTGCTTCCTGCCTGTAGTAATTCTGTCCTGTCCATTTGTCCTACAGGGCGTGGTCGGCGGTGTCATGATTGTCACTCCTAACAACATCATGTTTGACCCTCACAAGTCTGACCCCCTGGTCATTGAAAATGGGTGTGAGGAGTACGGCCTCATTTGCCCCATGGAGGAGGTGGTTTCCATTGCCCTCTACAATGACATTTCCCACATGAAGATCAAAGATGCCTTGCCGTCGTAAGACACGCTTCTTGTTTCTCAGGAAaaagtgggggtggtggggagcggTGCTTGGGAGAATTAAATGCTTGGGAGAATTGAAAAGTGAGAGCCTTGGCCAAGAGCAAGAGATTGTGTGGAGGTGAACTTGAACGTTCGCTatgtttaaaaaagcagaaaaatgagaggaaatcCCATGATAGAGTCAGCAGTAGGGAAGGGTTGAACATacgaaaatgaaagaagaaaagcaaactagCGAGCACACAGAAATGGTATTTGTTGGGCTTATTTGGTTTGAAAAGCAATGCATATTCTTAATGAatttatgaaagaagaaataaagtttttctgAAAGAATTTCAGTGTTTTCCTCTCGGTTTAATTGTTAAGCTGAGTTATGTTCTTTATTCAAATTCTGGGCTAGGTGGTCTTCCCAACTCCTgtctcccctccatcctgcacagcACTGGGCAGCAGCCACTGTCCCCGTAGCCAGGCTACCTACGTGGTGTGAGGAGGGCGTTGTTCCAGGTGTTTTGTCTCTGAAATGTGGGTGAATATTTAGTCCTGATTAGCTTTGCCTTATAAAACTGAGTAAGTTAGGtaagttagtttttttttaaaggaatttccccacgaagaaagagaaggagagttaAGAAAGATCAGGGATTTGATTCCCTTGTAGAAATAATCTGAttcttactgtcattttgttaatTTGCTTGTTTCTATATATACTATAGCAGTAAATCTTTAGAAACTCTTAGTGATAGGAAGGCAGTGAGGCAAAGCCATGGGTCCTAACGGTGCAAAGGGAACCTGGTCCTTGGGACTcctgaagaggagggagaggaactAGGGAATTAACCCAGACACAGGGGGTTTATGCCAGGAGGTTCCCCTGGACTCTTGCAGTCCTCAGTATCTGATCTTCTTGGCCCTTACCCAACTCCAAGCCACCGAAGCTACCACTAAACATAGGCACTGAGGCAGTTCCTAAATTCTGCTGGAAGTGAGAGGTTTAGGAGACAGTCCTGCATAATGATTAGGTCCGGAGCCACACTTCATGGgtttccccagctctgccacttacagcTCCACGACCTGCGTGAGTTAATCTCAAACCTGAGTTTTCTCATGGTAAAATGGAATTATTGGTATTATTCAGCTTATATAGCGCTACTGTAAGAACTAAGTGCATTGATACACGAAAACTCTTAGAAAATAGCCTGATACCTAATAAGGGTAGGCTGTTACTGTGTGAACCTTTAATTCATATCTGAAACTCTGTTCATTGTGCCATGGAAGTCTTGTAAACCTTGCGGATTGAGGCTTCTTATGCATGTTAGTGTATGAAGAGAGGTGGGCCCTGCGCCCTCCCCTCGAGGAGCCTGCAGTCTACTGGGTACAACAGACAGCTGGGCAGAAGTAGTCATTGGAAGGCACTGTACACATAGAAGGGTCCACAGCATTCCATGAGAAACATATGAAGGAGTGTCCTGCTGCCTTGGAGTCTtagatggaggcagaggagaggcagTGAGGAGTcagttttggaaagaaagaataaacattgTGTTCTCtgtggaaaaaggaaggaagataaTAGGTAAAGTTATAGTTGAGGGTGGCAGTGGCTGGTCAGGCAAATAAGGGCACTTCTTGCCTAGTGATGACTTCTAATGGAATAATACTATTATACATCTTCAGCTTAGGATGTTAAGTATCCTTTTTAATAATAGAAAGGGGAGATACATTTTACAGGAAGATTTCTCTCATTGTGAGATTGTGCTTAATGATCTGGGACACAGGGCTAATGGCATACCCGGGAGAGACAGAAGAGTTAAGAACTGGCTGCTAATGTGATGAAATTATTTCAGAGTTACGCTCTGATTCCTGCCTTTGACTCAGGTATATAAAGATTTTTCAGTCTAATGAACAACATATGCACCAATGAGCAGAACAGATTATATGAGTGCACTCAGTGTGAAATGCACTTAGTATTATTGACTTCAGAATTCCATCACTtgttgaaaagtttaaaataggTTCAAATTTTATGGTAAAACAAGAACTATAAATTATCCAGCTGCCATGtgcaaattgtgtgtgtgtatataaaatctCTCCATCCTCAACTTCAAGCTTTGTATTTTTTGTGTAGGACATTTTGTAACTGCAGCTGCCACAGAAAGTAGGAAGGGAACAACTGAAAGGATTATTGATCATCATTAGGTGCCTGGCTGAGTCCAGAAAACATTCAGCAGCAGCAGATTCGGTTCACACAACTATGTACTTTGCCCCAGCGGTACTTTGCTTGGCAGCTGCAGTGCAGAAGAAGCAGATGACTAAATTAATCTCAGCTTGGAgtggaaaggaaaacaaggagGGAGGGGTAGACAAGAAGGTAATACAGGAGGCTGATTAGAGTGCAAATGTATTCTTTCTAGGGGTCGAGCTAAGTAGATAAGGAAGCAATGAGAAAGGGGTTTGGACACTCATGGAAGAAAGTATTCCTTATTGACCAAATATGTGAAAAGCTCCCAGGTTTCTTTGTTGCAGGACTTCTTATAGCCTTTAATTAAATTTTGGGTCACAGCATGTAAATTATGCCACATTGCACTAATTCATTTGACTCTAGAATATGATCGagcctttttagaaaaaaaaactatttctgaaatctgaaaatattatttttaaaaaggggttttCTATCTCTGTTTTTAACCCAGTGTAAATGCTAAGGTAAGTGAAAACATGGATTACTCCAGCTATTTCCAGTCATGGtttaaaacatatgttttttGTCTATTTATCTTAAATTTTGGAGAACatgtttatttagtatttttgtatAACTCACATATGGgtagtaaagaaaaaattgattgCAGCCCAGGTCAGGAAGTGTCAGCTGATAAAACCAGTTACCCATCGCCATAGAGTAAAATGATACTGTTATAAAATGAAAGAGTTAAGAAATTTAAGTATTATAAGAACTTCTTTGATTTACGTctctacatattttaaagttacaaaatGGAACAGGTAGTGTATACTCACAATAATAGTGGAAGCTTCCTCTGGCTGTCTTGGGAATAGAAGGATGTCTGTCATTGGAAGCATTAGATCCTAAGTCATGAAACCTGAAACTAGGGTTCAGGGCCAGTCACTTAAATGTGTAGCTACTCGATCTATGAGTCATTCAGAATTAATGTAGTTGgcttatgtaatatatatatatatatacatatatattataaaaaagaaaagcttttcatATTTAAGGAATTTTAATCGAAGTACTAAGATGTCTCCTctgctttgtcttttccttcatgAAAATCAGAAACATCATTTTATCATTAGAAGCTGGTGTGACAGCCCTGTGTTCATAAATGACTTCAGACACCGTCCATGTCTTCTAGCAGGATGTACAACTTTCACGGTTCTGCGTTTTGCCACTCCTTCTAGTtgatttatgtttcattttgaagttaattttttaaatttcattttcttattctgaAATCATTTACCCATGAATTTAAGTTGTGGCATAtttatgttttggtttttggctgggttttgttttggtttttgcttttcctccatttcgtttttggttttgtttttaacattccATGTGCACCCACCATTTTTCCCTCAACAGTGACCTACCTCAGGATCTTTGTCCTCTGTACAGGCCTGGAGAATGGGAAGACCTGGCTTCCGAGAAGGATATCAACCCGTTTAGTAAGTTCAAGTCTCTCAGCAAGGATAAACGGCAGCAGAGCGAGGAGAGAACCATCACTTCAGATTCCAGATCAACAAGGCCTTTGGAGAAATCAACAGAACACACACATACGAAGCCCTCAGACAGCTTGGTGTCAGGAAAGTTAAAGGACCTGGAATCCTCTGTGGAGGCAACCCATGGATCTACCACAGTAACTGAGGTCAGCAAAGGACCTCCTGACACTCACACTGCGTTTAAACCTGTAGCCAAAGAAAATTCCCTTTTAGGAGGGGAAGATGAGTTCGTTGACTTGGAAGAACTTCCTTCTCAAAATGATAGTGGAATggacaagagacacacctcagaggAGCGCCTTTCTCCTGACCCCGAGGAGCAACGGAAGGCTGAGTCACAAATAATCAGTTCTGCTGTGGAAACGCAGGTGCAGTCAGCCCTGGACTTTTCAAGAACAGAGAGTGATGCTGAACTGAAGGGGGCCCTAGATTTAGAAACATGTGAGAAGCAAGATAAAATGCCAGAGGTGGACAAGCAGTCTGGCTCTCCAGAAAGCCAGATGGAAAACACACTGAACATACATGAAGATCTAGATAAGGTTAAACTTATTGAATACTATCTTAGTAAGAACAAAGAAGGGTCACAGTTATCGGATAACTTGCAGGAGGCAGAATTAAGTGATGGCAAAAGTATTGAGCCAGCAGGAATAGACATCACCCTTAGCAGTTCTCTTCAGCAGGCTGTTGAGCCCCCAGCTGAGGGCCATAAAGACCCCGATAAAAACTGGGTGAAAGAGAAAACACCCCATCCACTGCAACTAGGCTCTTCTACAGAAGAAAACATGAGTAAAGAGCCTCTAGGCGACTCTTTGGAATCCAGTCTGGACAATCGCTGTCAAGGCGCACAAGTAGATAATAAATCTGAAATCCAGTTGTGGCTGTTAAAGAGAATTC
The Desmodus rotundus isolate HL8 chromosome 11, HLdesRot8A.1, whole genome shotgun sequence genome window above contains:
- the NCOA7 gene encoding nuclear receptor coactivator 7 isoform X3, with product MDNKEEKKERKQSYFARLKKKKQAKQNAETASALATRTHTGKGDVNTVILEQDKCNIAVEEEHITDEKKKRKNPLKEIRRTELKRYYSIDDNQNKTHDKKEKKMVVQKPHGTVEYTVLFVPDANFPPSTLRLSSSSPGATVSPSSSDAEYDKLPDADLARNSIKPIERVLSSTSEEDEPGVVKFLKMNCRYFTDGKGVVGGVMIVTPNNIMFDPHKSDPLVIENGCEEYGLICPMEEVVSIALYNDISHMKIKDALPSDLPQDLCPLYRPGEWEDLASEKDINPFSKFKSLSKDKRQQSEERTITSDSRSTRPLEKSTEHTHTKPSDSLVSGKLKDLESSVEATHGSTTVTEVSKGPPDTHTAFKPVAKENSLLGGEDEFVDLEELPSQNDSGMDKRHTSEERLSPDPEEQRKAESQIISSAVETQVQSALDFSRTESDAELKGALDLETCEKQDKMPEVDKQSGSPESQMENTLNIHEDLDKVKLIEYYLSKNKEGSQLSDNLQEAELSDGKSIEPAGIDITLSSSLQQAVEPPAEGHKDPDKNWVKEKTPHPLQLGSSTEENMSKEPLGDSLESSLDNRCQGAQVDNKSEIQLWLLKRIQVPIEDILPSKEEKSKTPPMFLCIKVGKPMRKSFATHSAAMVQQYGKRRKQPEYWFAVPRERVDHLYTFFVQWSPDVYGKDAKEQGFVVVEKEELNMIDNFFSEPTTKSWEIITVEEAKRRKSTCSYYEEEDEAALPTLQPHSALLENMHIEQLARRLPARVQGYPWRLAYSTLEHGTSLKTLYRKSASLDSPVLLVIKDMDNQIFGAYATHPFKFSDHYYGTGETFLYTFSPNFKVFKWSGENSYFINGDISSLELGGGGGRFGLWLDADLYHGRSNSCSTFNNDILSKKEDFIVQDLEVWTFE
- the NCOA7 gene encoding nuclear receptor coactivator 7 isoform X1, translating into MDNKEEKKERKQSYFARLKKKKQAKQNAETASALATRTHTGKGDVNTVILEQDKCNIAVEEEHITDEKKKRKNPLKEIRRTELKRYYSIDDNQNKTHDKKEKKMVVQKPHGTVEYTAGSQDTLNSIALKFNITPNKLVELNKLFTHTIVPGQVLFVPDANFPPSTLRLSSSSPGATVSPSSSDAEYDKLPDADLARNSIKPIERVLSSTSEEDEPGVVKFLKMNCRYFTDGKGVVGGVMIVTPNNIMFDPHKSDPLVIENGCEEYGLICPMEEVVSIALYNDISHMKIKDALPSDLPQDLCPLYRPGEWEDLASEKDINPFSKFKSLSKDKRQQSEERTITSDSRSTRPLEKSTEHTHTKPSDSLVSGKLKDLESSVEATHGSTTVTEVSKGPPDTHTAFKPVAKENSLLGGEDEFVDLEELPSQNDSGMDKRHTSEERLSPDPEEQRKAESQIISSAVETQVQSALDFSRTESDAELKGALDLETCEKQDKMPEVDKQSGSPESQMENTLNIHEDLDKVKLIEYYLSKNKEGSQLSDNLQEAELSDGKSIEPAGIDITLSSSLQQAVEPPAEGHKDPDKNWVKEKTPHPLQLGSSTEENMSKEPLGDSLESSLDNRCQGAQVDNKSEIQLWLLKRIQVPIEDILPSKEEKSKTPPMFLCIKVGKPMRKSFATHSAAMVQQYGKRRKQPEYWFAVPRERVDHLYTFFVQWSPDVYGKDAKEQGFVVVEKEELNMIDNFFSEPTTKSWEIITVEEAKRRKSTCSYYEEEDEAALPTLQPHSALLENMHIEQLARRLPARVQGYPWRLAYSTLEHGTSLKTLYRKSASLDSPVLLVIKDMDNQIFGAYATHPFKFSDHYYGTGETFLYTFSPNFKVFKWSGENSYFINGDISSLELGGGGGRFGLWLDADLYHGRSNSCSTFNNDILSKKEDFIVQDLEVWTFE
- the NCOA7 gene encoding nuclear receptor coactivator 7 isoform X2; this translates as MDNKEEKKERKQSYFARLKKKKQAKQNAETASALATRTHTGKGDVNTVILEQDKCNIAVEEEHITDEKKKRKNPLKEIRRTELKRYYSIDDNQNKTHDKKEKKMVVQKPHGTVEYTAGSQDTLNSIALKFNITPNKLVELNKLFTHTIVPGQVLFVPDANFPPSTLRLSSSSPGATVSPSSSDAEYDKLPDADLARNSIKPIERVLSSTSEEDEPGVVKFLKMNCRYFTDGKGVVGGVMIVTPNNIMFDPHKSDPLVIENGCEEYGLICPMEEVVSIALYNDISHMKIKDALPSPGEWEDLASEKDINPFSKFKSLSKDKRQQSEERTITSDSRSTRPLEKSTEHTHTKPSDSLVSGKLKDLESSVEATHGSTTVTEVSKGPPDTHTAFKPVAKENSLLGGEDEFVDLEELPSQNDSGMDKRHTSEERLSPDPEEQRKAESQIISSAVETQVQSALDFSRTESDAELKGALDLETCEKQDKMPEVDKQSGSPESQMENTLNIHEDLDKVKLIEYYLSKNKEGSQLSDNLQEAELSDGKSIEPAGIDITLSSSLQQAVEPPAEGHKDPDKNWVKEKTPHPLQLGSSTEENMSKEPLGDSLESSLDNRCQGAQVDNKSEIQLWLLKRIQVPIEDILPSKEEKSKTPPMFLCIKVGKPMRKSFATHSAAMVQQYGKRRKQPEYWFAVPRERVDHLYTFFVQWSPDVYGKDAKEQGFVVVEKEELNMIDNFFSEPTTKSWEIITVEEAKRRKSTCSYYEEEDEAALPTLQPHSALLENMHIEQLARRLPARVQGYPWRLAYSTLEHGTSLKTLYRKSASLDSPVLLVIKDMDNQIFGAYATHPFKFSDHYYGTGETFLYTFSPNFKVFKWSGENSYFINGDISSLELGGGGGRFGLWLDADLYHGRSNSCSTFNNDILSKKEDFIVQDLEVWTFE